Proteins encoded by one window of Vallitalea okinawensis:
- a CDS encoding sugar-binding transcriptional regulator yields the protein MLNKEEYQLIIDASVLYYLEGKTQSQIAKELYLSRPKVSRLLKKARDLQIVNITINYQNGEFEKLQSEVRRSFNVPHVVISKTLSNRENTLDEVCKAAAKELSMALRDDMTLGISWGKHVRTTAKHMKPKSFSNMRIVELFGAISYDIDVNDMLSIGRSLSSKLKGKLYPLPSPIYINDPIAREAIINTPVIKDTLSMIENCDLIVTGIGSIQDGESKLDNTLQTLWDNYVESNIKEKIVQQGGTGFLLAHFFDKNGNFLDMDINRNVVGIKTQTIKEKKIIAIASGRKKAKAIYSVLKGGFIHTLVSDEETLKDVMELYNEERK from the coding sequence ATGCTCAATAAAGAAGAATATCAACTTATTATTGATGCATCTGTTCTTTATTATCTTGAAGGAAAGACACAGAGTCAAATAGCTAAAGAACTTTATTTATCAAGACCTAAGGTATCTAGGTTATTAAAAAAAGCGAGAGATTTACAGATCGTTAATATAACCATCAATTATCAAAACGGTGAGTTTGAAAAACTCCAAAGTGAAGTTAGACGGTCTTTCAATGTACCTCATGTGGTTATATCTAAGACATTATCCAATCGTGAGAATACATTGGATGAGGTGTGTAAAGCAGCAGCGAAGGAATTGAGTATGGCTCTTAGAGACGATATGACTCTTGGAATATCTTGGGGAAAACATGTGCGTACTACAGCTAAACACATGAAACCGAAATCCTTTTCAAATATGAGGATTGTAGAATTATTCGGTGCCATTAGTTATGATATCGATGTGAATGATATGTTGAGTATAGGACGTTCATTATCGAGTAAACTTAAAGGGAAATTGTATCCACTACCCTCTCCCATCTATATTAATGATCCAATAGCCAGAGAAGCTATTATCAATACGCCCGTCATTAAAGACACTTTATCAATGATTGAGAACTGCGATTTAATTGTTACTGGCATAGGTTCCATTCAAGATGGGGAATCAAAACTTGATAATACGTTACAGACTTTATGGGATAATTACGTGGAGTCTAATATTAAAGAAAAGATAGTTCAGCAAGGGGGAACAGGCTTCTTGCTAGCGCATTTCTTTGATAAGAATGGGAATTTCTTAGATATGGATATCAACAGAAATGTAGTTGGAATTAAAACACAAACTATTAAAGAGAAAAAAATCATAGCTATTGCCTCTGGACGTAAGAAAGCTAAAGCTATCTATAGTGTTCTTAAAGGTGGTTTTATTCATACCTTAGTATCTGATGAGGAAACCTTAAAGGATGTTATGGAACTCTATAATGAAGAGAGGAAATAG
- a CDS encoding PTS sugar transporter subunit IIA: MIQGFKLTTDYVQFYDSVGSWEEAIQLAAKPLLIGGQIKQSYIDGMIESVKEHGPYIVIAPNIAIPHARPELGSVEIGYSVTLLQEPVSFTDDEENKARLLISLSCVDADRHLEMLQAIVMVLSDENKQEALFNAMNAEEVLEIFNT; encoded by the coding sequence ATGATTCAAGGGTTTAAGTTAACAACAGATTATGTACAATTTTATGATAGTGTAGGCAGTTGGGAAGAAGCTATTCAGCTTGCCGCAAAACCTTTATTAATTGGAGGACAGATAAAACAATCTTATATTGATGGGATGATAGAATCTGTAAAAGAACATGGACCCTATATTGTTATTGCCCCAAATATAGCAATTCCCCATGCACGACCTGAATTAGGGTCTGTGGAAATAGGATATAGTGTCACATTACTACAGGAACCAGTATCCTTTACTGATGATGAAGAAAATAAGGCAAGATTATTAATCTCCTTGTCTTGTGTCGATGCTGATAGGCATTTGGAGATGCTACAGGCTATTGTTATGGTTTTATCTGATGAAAACAAGCAAGAAGCATTATTTAATGCAATGAATGCAGAAGAAGTATTAGAGATATTTAATACTTAG
- a CDS encoding L-ribulose-5-phosphate 3-epimerase, whose protein sequence is MYKLCDNPLGIYEKAIPNKFDWATKIKIAKAAGFEFIEMSIDESDERLYRLEWSKEKRLYIKEQLHKKDMYINSICLSAHRKYPFGSKDEKVRQKAYVIMDKAIELAKDLGVRNIQLAGYDVYYEESDETTKKYFLEGLQYATKKAASANIMLSIEIMDTPFIGTITRCLEYIEMINSPWLQIYADVGNLSQWTSDPFIELEKGIHHIIAIHLKDTKPGQFKCVPFGEGTVDFVRVFNKLSELDFKGPFLIEMWADNTKDITFEESVAYIEDAKNHLIEKAGELFNVG, encoded by the coding sequence ATGTATAAATTATGTGACAATCCATTAGGCATCTATGAGAAAGCTATTCCTAACAAATTTGACTGGGCTACAAAGATTAAAATTGCCAAAGCAGCAGGTTTTGAATTTATCGAAATGTCCATTGATGAATCAGATGAGAGGCTTTACCGATTAGAGTGGAGTAAAGAGAAACGGTTGTATATTAAAGAACAGCTTCACAAAAAAGATATGTATATTAACTCCATCTGTTTAAGTGCACATCGCAAATATCCATTTGGGAGTAAGGATGAGAAAGTACGTCAAAAAGCTTATGTTATTATGGACAAAGCCATTGAACTGGCAAAAGATTTAGGGGTTAGAAATATTCAGTTAGCAGGTTATGATGTTTACTATGAAGAGTCTGATGAAACAACTAAGAAGTATTTTCTAGAAGGGCTTCAATATGCTACAAAGAAAGCAGCCAGTGCTAATATTATGCTATCTATCGAGATAATGGATACACCATTTATAGGTACTATTACGAGATGTTTAGAATATATAGAGATGATTAATTCACCTTGGTTACAGATTTATGCAGATGTAGGTAATTTAAGCCAGTGGACTAGTGACCCTTTCATAGAACTTGAAAAGGGAATTCATCATATTATTGCAATTCATCTTAAAGATACAAAACCGGGACAGTTTAAATGTGTACCATTTGGTGAAGGAACGGTGGACTTTGTCAGAGTTTTTAATAAGCTCAGTGAACTAGATTTTAAAGGTCCTTTCTTAATTGAGATGTGGGCAGATAATACAAAAGATATTACTTTTGAGGAGAGCGTTGCTTATATAGAGGATGCAAAGAATCATTTAATAGAAAAGGCAGGTGAGTTGTTTAATGTTGGATAA
- the panD gene encoding aspartate 1-decarboxylase, whose product MLIEMMTGKLHKARVTDANLNYEGSITIDEALIEATGILPGQKVQIVNNNNGARFETYVIKGERNSGTICLNGAAARLAQREDVVIIIAYALMDREEAKELVPKVALLDEHNKIVKHF is encoded by the coding sequence ATGTTAATTGAAATGATGACAGGTAAATTACACAAAGCACGAGTAACAGATGCTAACCTTAACTATGAGGGAAGTATCACTATTGACGAAGCATTGATTGAAGCTACAGGTATTTTACCTGGGCAAAAAGTGCAGATTGTTAACAATAATAATGGAGCTCGTTTTGAAACCTATGTGATTAAAGGAGAGAGAAATAGTGGAACTATCTGCTTAAACGGGGCTGCTGCAAGACTAGCTCAAAGAGAAGATGTAGTTATTATTATTGCTTATGCGTTGATGGATCGTGAAGAAGCAAAAGAGTTAGTTCCAAAAGTTGCTTTATTAGATGAACATAATAAGATAGTTAAGCATTTTTAG
- a CDS encoding PTS sugar transporter subunit IIB — MLKVLAACGNGMGSSLIIKMKIEKVLKEMGYDCEVHHASVGQAKSDARNFDLVLVSQVFVKEFSNAGNAKVVGLVNLLSEQEIKEKVESALS, encoded by the coding sequence ATGTTAAAAGTATTAGCTGCATGTGGAAATGGAATGGGTTCAAGTTTAATTATAAAAATGAAAATTGAGAAGGTCCTTAAAGAAATGGGTTATGATTGTGAAGTGCATCATGCTAGTGTTGGGCAAGCAAAATCAGATGCTAGAAACTTTGATTTAGTGTTAGTATCCCAAGTTTTTGTTAAGGAGTTTTCCAATGCCGGTAATGCAAAGGTTGTTGGCTTGGTTAATCTATTATCTGAACAAGAAATCAAAGAAAAAGTTGAATCAGCTCTTAGCTGA
- a CDS encoding metallophosphoesterase family protein: MRIVVLGDFHMDKHDQNTTAQMIEDINSVKPDLVIPLGDFGTNKNIGLVEGLKEAFQHLSHLKSPIRPIIGNHDLHFEMGNYMIEKGTFAKAFMETFNLSSTYDVLEFPSYRLFFVCNDKMPEDIECLCVQECYISEEQLSWIEEKLMERPGIPCLFFSHAPIATTGLRDIPEVHIRSTNAYLNQNFNPFKLMELVKNYPEITMWFSAHYHLGHDHQDAYSKRNGTHFFTTGVHSHHTRDGNRHSRVIDILDDAIMVSTLDHVKRGVKEEPDWLMNKSITNLIGSQPEIQTRVKQNLKLPSSKEATFIAHCRLGDDRLIEDGMMSFIDDRYLLLTEKGYLWDSNMEHGCLMGSYHVGKTLDAACATEEYIIKAQSGNLSFAKSRDPRKYVRDVKADSFVHVKSPGKISAIHALTVRVFAIGIRDRIHIIELSKKAKCHLKSVMKMEFLPVSIKGDSEELYIIDSNRHLFKLNVPKGNTTQISSNEVKAMEMKNDVLLTIEDDGDNLWFVRRKQGSIVTKSSKNIHLPDNVVFKILNENSVVIKIDNGIYLYDFTNEKVTITELLSGDFDFGEILVVESNNKRVLLTEFNERGHKDNTYIGSWVF, translated from the coding sequence ATGAGAATTGTAGTTCTAGGTGACTTTCATATGGACAAACATGATCAAAACACAACAGCTCAAATGATTGAAGATATCAACTCGGTGAAACCTGATTTAGTCATACCTTTAGGCGACTTTGGAACAAACAAAAACATAGGGTTAGTAGAGGGATTGAAAGAAGCTTTCCAACATTTATCTCATTTAAAATCTCCCATTAGACCCATTATAGGTAACCATGATCTCCATTTTGAAATGGGAAATTATATGATTGAAAAAGGAACATTTGCTAAGGCTTTTATGGAGACATTCAATCTTAGTTCCACTTACGATGTTTTAGAGTTTCCTTCCTATAGATTATTCTTTGTTTGCAATGATAAAATGCCAGAAGATATAGAATGCTTATGTGTCCAAGAATGTTATATTTCAGAAGAACAGTTGAGTTGGATCGAGGAAAAACTAATGGAACGACCCGGTATACCATGTCTATTTTTTTCTCATGCACCTATCGCCACTACTGGACTAAGGGATATACCTGAAGTTCATATTCGTTCAACCAATGCTTATCTTAACCAAAATTTTAATCCATTTAAATTAATGGAGTTAGTTAAAAATTATCCTGAAATTACTATGTGGTTCTCGGCTCATTACCATCTAGGTCACGATCATCAGGATGCTTATAGTAAAAGGAATGGTACACACTTCTTTACAACCGGAGTACATAGTCATCATACACGTGACGGTAATCGCCATAGCCGTGTAATTGATATACTAGATGATGCAATAATGGTATCTACATTGGATCATGTTAAGAGAGGGGTAAAAGAAGAGCCGGATTGGTTGATGAATAAATCCATTACTAATCTTATAGGTTCTCAACCCGAAATTCAAACACGAGTGAAACAGAATCTGAAGCTGCCATCAAGCAAAGAAGCAACGTTCATAGCTCATTGTAGATTAGGGGATGATCGATTAATAGAGGATGGTATGATGTCTTTTATAGATGACCGTTATTTACTGTTGACTGAGAAGGGATATCTATGGGATAGCAATATGGAGCATGGTTGTTTGATGGGGAGTTATCATGTAGGAAAAACATTGGATGCTGCTTGTGCCACAGAGGAATATATCATTAAAGCCCAATCAGGTAACTTAAGCTTTGCAAAAAGTAGAGATCCGAGAAAATATGTTAGAGATGTGAAAGCTGATTCTTTCGTTCATGTGAAGTCTCCAGGAAAGATAAGTGCTATACACGCCTTAACGGTTAGAGTTTTTGCTATTGGGATAAGGGATAGAATACATATCATTGAGTTAAGTAAGAAAGCTAAATGTCATCTAAAATCTGTTATGAAGATGGAATTTCTACCAGTAAGTATCAAGGGAGATAGCGAAGAACTGTATATCATAGATAGTAACCGTCACCTATTTAAACTTAATGTCCCTAAGGGAAATACCACTCAAATAAGTAGTAATGAAGTAAAAGCCATGGAGATGAAAAATGATGTTTTATTAACCATAGAGGATGATGGAGACAACCTATGGTTTGTGCGACGAAAGCAAGGAAGCATTGTAACTAAATCATCCAAGAATATTCACTTACCCGATAATGTAGTATTTAAGATTTTGAATGAGAACAGTGTTGTTATCAAAATTGATAATGGTATTTATCTATATGATTTTACAAATGAAAAGGTCACTATTACTGAACTTCTATCTGGAGATTTTGATTTTGGAGAAATACTTGTAGTTGAAAGTAATAATAAAAGGGTTTTGCTGACTGAGTTCAATGAAAGAGGTCATAAAGATAATACATATATCGGATCATGGGTATTTTAA
- a CDS encoding PTS ascorbate transporter subunit IIC: protein MELILQGFLSFINKFLGQAPLLLGTVVFIGYMLLGKKWYESLAGFIKTFVGFKILQVGTGGLVATFKPIITTLSERYGIEALVIDPYFGQTSATEFLSTVDSLAFVGYVMMIAFAFNILLVALRKYTKIRTLFITGHIMYQQSAVLLWALYWVIEGAGGQAVSVPLILVTGLLMGTYWSVMSNLIIEATQEVTDGAGFTIGHQQMFGSWVAYKIAGKIGNKEHDVNSVKTAGFLSILNDNVVANSLIMTAFVGTIMIILGKDSFSYNTDKYLFGTYIWETCAYFAVYITILLTGVRMFVAELTASFQGISDKLLSGAVPAVDCAVTFGFSPQAPTYGFIFGFFGQMIAIFTLIILKAPILIIAGFICLFFDNGTLAVFANKAGGRRAAAIIPFCAGLIQVFGSALVLHFLIGPAEVIGWMGMFDWATLFAGTTILTNYLGIIVPIVLIPLLLIIPQLQYKRHKETYFTTMRDK from the coding sequence ATGGAACTCATTTTACAAGGCTTTTTAAGTTTCATTAATAAGTTTTTAGGGCAAGCGCCATTGTTGCTTGGTACAGTTGTATTTATTGGTTACATGCTGCTTGGAAAGAAGTGGTATGAATCTTTAGCAGGTTTCATTAAGACATTCGTAGGTTTTAAGATTTTGCAAGTTGGTACAGGGGGCTTAGTTGCTACTTTTAAACCTATTATTACAACACTTTCAGAGAGATACGGTATTGAGGCATTGGTCATCGATCCATACTTTGGTCAGACTTCAGCTACAGAGTTTTTATCAACAGTTGATTCTTTAGCATTTGTTGGATATGTCATGATGATAGCTTTTGCATTTAATATTCTTTTAGTAGCACTTAGAAAGTATACCAAGATTAGAACATTATTTATAACAGGACATATCATGTATCAGCAATCTGCGGTATTACTTTGGGCCCTTTACTGGGTAATTGAAGGTGCTGGCGGTCAAGCGGTATCCGTACCATTAATTTTGGTAACTGGATTATTGATGGGTACATATTGGTCAGTCATGTCCAACTTAATCATAGAAGCCACACAAGAGGTAACAGATGGTGCAGGATTTACTATTGGTCATCAACAAATGTTTGGTTCTTGGGTTGCTTATAAGATCGCAGGTAAAATTGGTAATAAAGAACACGACGTCAACTCTGTAAAAACAGCAGGCTTCCTTTCTATACTTAATGATAACGTTGTAGCCAATTCACTTATTATGACAGCTTTCGTTGGTACGATTATGATCATTCTTGGTAAAGACAGTTTCTCTTACAACACGGATAAGTATCTATTTGGTACTTACATTTGGGAAACATGTGCTTACTTTGCTGTATACATCACTATCCTTTTAACTGGTGTAAGAATGTTCGTAGCAGAGTTAACAGCATCATTCCAAGGTATCTCTGATAAATTATTATCTGGTGCTGTACCAGCTGTAGATTGTGCTGTTACATTTGGTTTCTCACCTCAAGCACCAACATATGGCTTTATCTTTGGTTTCTTTGGTCAGATGATTGCTATATTTACACTTATAATATTAAAAGCGCCTATACTTATTATTGCTGGCTTCATTTGCTTGTTCTTTGATAATGGTACTTTAGCTGTATTTGCCAACAAAGCAGGTGGAAGAAGAGCAGCTGCAATAATTCCATTCTGTGCAGGACTTATTCAAGTGTTTGGTTCAGCCCTTGTGCTTCACTTCCTTATTGGTCCAGCAGAGGTTATTGGATGGATGGGGATGTTTGACTGGGCAACATTATTTGCGGGAACGACTATCTTAACCAACTATTTAGGTATTATTGTTCCTATAGTATTAATACCATTACTTTTAATTATTCCACAGTTACAATACAAGCGTCATAAAGAAACTTACTTCACAACAATGAGAGATAAATAA
- a CDS encoding L-ribulose-5-phosphate 4-epimerase, whose translation MLDKRIDLLKEEVFEANMELVKQGLVIYTWGNVSAIDRESGLVVIKPSGVSYEEMSAGDMVVLDLDGNIVQGTKRPSSDTKTHLVLYKAFDTIQSVVHTHSEWATCWAQAGTGIPCYGTTHADYFYGQVICTRELTDIEIEQDYEYNTGLVMIETLQQNNLNPLELPGMLVSNHGPFSWGTTPKDAVHNAKVLDEVAKMAYRTEIISNRIKPIKETLLNKHYLRKHGKNAYYGQ comes from the coding sequence ATGTTGGATAAAAGAATTGACCTGTTAAAAGAAGAGGTTTTTGAAGCCAATATGGAGTTGGTGAAACAAGGGTTAGTGATTTACACTTGGGGAAATGTAAGTGCTATTGATCGAGAGTCTGGATTAGTGGTCATTAAGCCAAGTGGTGTTAGCTATGAAGAAATGAGTGCAGGAGATATGGTGGTACTTGATCTTGATGGGAACATTGTCCAAGGAACAAAAAGACCATCCTCAGATACGAAGACCCATTTGGTACTTTATAAGGCTTTTGACACTATTCAAAGTGTTGTGCATACGCACTCAGAATGGGCAACATGCTGGGCACAAGCTGGCACGGGGATACCTTGTTATGGTACAACACATGCAGATTATTTCTATGGTCAAGTGATTTGTACAAGAGAACTGACCGATATAGAAATAGAACAAGATTATGAATATAATACAGGATTAGTTATGATTGAAACGCTTCAACAGAACAATTTAAACCCTTTAGAGTTACCCGGTATGTTAGTTTCTAATCATGGTCCATTTAGCTGGGGAACAACGCCTAAGGATGCAGTACATAATGCCAAGGTACTTGATGAGGTGGCTAAAATGGCTTATCGTACTGAAATAATAAGTAATAGAATAAAGCCTATTAAAGAAACGCTATTAAATAAGCATTATTTGAGAAAACACGGTAAAAACGCTTATTATGGACAATAA
- a CDS encoding Na+/H+ antiporter NhaC family protein, which produces MDFGWLSLLPPVIAIVLALVTGEVLLSLFVAVFIGATILVGGNPLLGFTETLNTHIVGSLTDSWNISILIFCLSIGGLIGVLSKNGGTKGIANLIVSKAKNSRSTLLATWAMGLLIFFDDYANSLIVGNTMRSITDKMGVPREKLAYIVDSTAAPVSSIALISTWVGFELGLINDGIQEMSLNLSAYDVFLDTLPYRFYSILALIFVVIIIVSRRDFGPMAKAERRASKMGKLLADGATPLVSDEVSSMDSDIENGKWYNAIIPIISVIAITLIGLFINGGGLDGATVKQAFGDADASVVLLWASFGGLIIAAIMTLVQRLLSIKEIMDSWISGVKSMTIAALILVLAWSLGGVNGELGTAEFIVDLSQQINLPGFLLPIMMFIIPCIVAFSTGSSWGANSIVMPLAIPLAVQIGGPEFLVPVIGAVLTGAVFGDHCSPVSDTTIMSSMASACDHIAHVKTQTPYALVVAGVAIIVGFVPAGFGLNPFVSLFLGVCALIAIVMLFGVKATDESKSTNKIRA; this is translated from the coding sequence ATGGATTTTGGATGGTTATCATTGTTACCGCCAGTAATTGCTATTGTGCTTGCACTTGTAACTGGTGAAGTATTATTATCATTATTCGTAGCTGTTTTCATTGGAGCTACAATTTTAGTTGGGGGTAATCCATTACTTGGATTTACTGAAACCTTAAACACACATATTGTTGGGTCACTTACGGACTCTTGGAATATTTCTATATTGATTTTCTGTTTATCCATCGGTGGACTTATTGGAGTCCTCAGCAAGAATGGTGGGACAAAGGGAATTGCTAATCTTATTGTTTCAAAAGCTAAAAATAGTCGGTCAACTTTATTAGCAACTTGGGCAATGGGTCTATTGATCTTCTTTGATGATTATGCTAACTCATTAATTGTTGGTAATACCATGAGAAGTATTACTGATAAGATGGGGGTTCCACGTGAGAAATTAGCCTATATTGTTGACTCAACTGCGGCACCTGTATCCAGTATAGCATTAATCTCAACTTGGGTTGGCTTCGAGCTAGGATTAATTAATGATGGGATTCAAGAAATGTCTCTTAATTTGAGTGCTTATGATGTTTTCTTAGATACACTCCCATATCGTTTTTATAGTATTCTAGCATTAATCTTTGTAGTCATCATTATCGTATCTAGACGTGACTTCGGTCCAATGGCTAAAGCTGAAAGAAGAGCTTCTAAAATGGGAAAACTCTTAGCAGACGGTGCCACACCATTAGTGTCTGATGAAGTCTCTTCAATGGATTCGGATATTGAAAACGGTAAGTGGTACAATGCCATTATTCCTATTATTTCTGTCATTGCAATTACCTTAATAGGTCTTTTTATCAATGGTGGTGGTCTGGACGGTGCAACAGTGAAACAAGCTTTTGGTGATGCTGATGCTAGTGTTGTATTACTTTGGGCTTCTTTTGGAGGATTGATCATAGCTGCTATTATGACATTAGTACAGAGACTACTTTCAATCAAAGAGATCATGGATTCATGGATTTCGGGTGTAAAATCCATGACCATTGCAGCACTTATTCTAGTATTAGCATGGTCATTAGGTGGTGTTAATGGAGAGTTAGGAACCGCTGAGTTTATAGTGGATCTTTCTCAACAAATTAACTTACCAGGATTTTTATTACCAATTATGATGTTTATTATCCCATGTATCGTTGCATTTTCAACAGGGTCATCATGGGGAGCTAATTCTATCGTTATGCCATTAGCCATACCTTTAGCTGTTCAAATTGGTGGACCAGAATTCCTAGTACCTGTTATCGGAGCTGTTTTAACAGGAGCTGTATTTGGTGATCATTGTTCACCAGTATCGGATACAACAATCATGTCATCTATGGCTAGTGCATGTGATCATATAGCACATGTCAAGACACAGACGCCTTATGCTTTAGTTGTTGCAGGTGTAGCCATTATTGTAGGATTCGTACCAGCTGGTTTTGGCTTAAATCCTTTTGTATCTTTATTCTTAGGCGTTTGCGCACTGATCGCTATTGTAATGTTATTTGGTGTAAAAGCCACTGATGAAAGTAAATCTACAAATAAGATTCGAGCATAA
- the ulaG gene encoding L-ascorbate 6-phosphate lactonase — MSKINNITRESWILNTFPEWGSWLNEEIEETQVEPGTFAMWWLGCTGIWLKTENNTNLCVDLWVKSGKRTHGDGLMREQHQHQRMIGCVALQPNLRNVPVVIDPFKIKEIDAVLATHDHGDHIDENVAAAVCQNTDNTIKFIGPKACVELWRSWGVPEERLVTLSPGESYKVKDTEIVALESFDRTELVTAPAGKTLKNQMPQEMDDLALNYLFKTPGGTLYHSGDSHYSNYFAKHGNEHEIDVALGSFGENPRGMTDKLTAEGILRMAECLRTKVVIPIHHDIWTNFMADPNEIMTLWNMKKDRLKYGFKPFIWQVGGKFTWPDDKDDMVYMYNRGFHDAFTIEPDLPFKSLL, encoded by the coding sequence ATGAGTAAAATTAATAATATTACTAGAGAAAGTTGGATTCTTAATACTTTCCCGGAATGGGGTAGTTGGCTAAACGAAGAAATTGAGGAAACGCAAGTAGAACCAGGAACATTCGCCATGTGGTGGTTAGGTTGTACAGGAATCTGGCTAAAGACTGAGAATAATACAAACTTATGTGTAGATCTATGGGTTAAATCTGGTAAGAGAACACATGGTGATGGCTTAATGAGAGAACAACACCAGCATCAAAGGATGATTGGGTGTGTGGCATTGCAACCTAATTTAAGAAACGTACCTGTGGTAATCGATCCATTTAAAATAAAAGAAATTGATGCTGTCTTAGCTACCCACGATCATGGGGATCACATTGACGAAAATGTAGCAGCTGCAGTATGTCAAAATACGGATAATACAATTAAGTTCATAGGTCCTAAGGCATGTGTTGAATTATGGAGAAGTTGGGGTGTTCCAGAAGAGCGTCTTGTTACTCTTTCACCAGGGGAAAGCTACAAAGTTAAAGATACAGAAATTGTTGCACTTGAGTCTTTTGATAGAACTGAACTGGTTACAGCACCTGCTGGGAAGACACTGAAAAATCAAATGCCACAAGAGATGGATGACCTAGCTCTCAATTATTTATTCAAAACTCCAGGTGGTACTTTATATCATAGTGGGGATTCCCATTATTCCAACTACTTTGCTAAACATGGTAACGAACATGAAATAGACGTAGCTTTAGGCTCATTTGGAGAGAACCCTAGAGGAATGACAGATAAGTTAACAGCTGAAGGTATTCTTAGAATGGCTGAATGTCTCAGAACAAAGGTTGTTATCCCAATTCATCATGATATTTGGACCAATTTTATGGCTGATCCTAATGAGATAATGACTCTATGGAATATGAAAAAAGACCGTTTGAAATATGGATTTAAACCTTTTATATGGCAAGTAGGTGGCAAGTTTACATGGCCAGATGATAAAGATGACATGGTATATATGTATAATCGAGGATTCCACGATGCATTTACCATTGAACCAGATCTACCTTTTAAATCATTGTTGTAG